The following proteins come from a genomic window of Oncorhynchus mykiss isolate Arlee chromosome 19, USDA_OmykA_1.1, whole genome shotgun sequence:
- the LOC118941542 gene encoding up-regulator of cell proliferation-like encodes MLSTVLEINADTTSDEPLTTMQSLPGAFLKKLMMANVNARSVKCLTTDQEVSYYGVDNLDTDSDSSDVINPLDLITALFLCSDGFLQQEMVQKMSICQFAVPLLLPNCDTEQITLMLWALRDIVKTFRLSSQVDTKSFIEERIVVSDIPMVSFVRLGESSLSKSNMLNKLLSNPDTFVHGDMDCGDVPRKISDGLVEISWYLPCGKRNIDRFTKPVAFANLRGDIRSFKTQFSFLCQTSAAIYVFSDELEADSEVLKDINTELFLVVNSQRKTFTGDKVTHVIEKKGRNEAAFIKTLQSSVGVVIENCQNKLPIEKMDVIAHQSGILVDEDSDECQSARKMADKITSNITDTIKFKDKQLPLQGQVWKEISQLEKERCRLRKQGDQDIEHYKSSLKKREIKLREKQQSFEMTEAMTNFLIGMSSSEVERSYFIKWMRIYLDNMSRKNLSGLREKYKMLQKKESADKKDITDLDRQISDGSLGLEHFLRELGQLYEAACSLPEDSPQREQMEHLPGLCAQMLLDGFPIELVDGDASNIPLKWISAVLTRLHNLVDSNSKIRVVTVLGVQSTGKSTLLNTMFGVQFAVSSGRCTRGAFMLLIKVNKDLKQELKCDFIMVIDTEGLKSPELAQLDHSYEHDNELATLVIGLSDVTIINMSMENSTEMKDILQIVVHAFIRMKEVGKKPICHFVHQNVSDMSAHDNNMRDRKKLLEQLNEMTQAAARMEKKENITKFTDVMDYDPDTSSCYIPGLWHGTPPMAPVNAGYSEAVYDFKKSLMKDFRICPKNDDLTHFMKWTQSLWESVKFENFIFSFKNSLVADAYARLCSEYNGWEWAFQKNMYNWMIGAETNISNFGMTVLNHQITIRDVLKDLMREASKKLAEGEKEIQDNLVKYFEKQDGHVNLVEKYREGFVSSAKTLRRETENTISNTLHGAVEIKEGMAQLDDIKSSQANTMEKMVLSLLQTCRENKSDLSEQVLIKEFERMWKKTLSDIKFRGLTRRKVAQDAFSILQDHLSTRSGHIQSLLVGNSLVDCGKNPFVVESGDWWQKTKDIMRFWERDYRKKAQDFCNDIITQCQEFITQKVKNKTDYHDTYIKELLEIIDQTLQQNKKRKVSEECEIKLKLHICGRAARTFQKKHDDLIAVNDPRKCLEQSKNKYLTDFIDLFHNRDQGLKKAEEFTKLLQPAVQDYVTKMIGSDVVDEVKMGKGSEDYSTNGAFQFSILKQLLTDGEYKKYREYINHYERFVKNWLFDQIVQQLSKNRSLEKLEKKHLSEIVKIITDTISNIRKSHSTIKDINTFIQNICSALGKKLVFPKDGLDLIMTLNYSENTEQFADYLTDYVREMEVSLVAEYNKGGDIKERLRSLPFKPQDKMFTSLFGCGEVCPFCSASCEAGEGTFHPYKDYRKYYPDWIITGDSSMEASDYWKYVMATFNETIAKDTHALPADIPEDWKALTSDDAMKSLKGSFNMKD; translated from the exons ATGTTAAGTACTGTCCTTGAGATAAATGCTGATACTACATCAGATGAACCTCTTACCACTATGCAGTCACTTCCAGGGGCCTTCCTGAAGAAATTAATGATGGCAAATGTGAATGCTAGGAGTGTTAAATGTCTGACCACTGACCAGGAGGTTTCATATTATGGTGTAGACAACCTGGACACTGACTCTGATAGCAGCGATGTCATTAATCCACTGGACCTGATCACTGCCCTGTTTCTGTGCTCAGATGGTTTCCTGCAGCAGGAGATGGTCCAGAAAATGTCAATTTGTCAGTTTGCTGTTCCTCTTCTGCTGCCCAACTGTGACACAGAACAAATCACTTTGATGCTGTGGGCCTTGAGGGACATAGTGAAGACGTTTAGACTCTCTTCACAAGTAGACACAAAGTCCTTCATAGAGGAGAGAATTGTTGTCTCTGATATTCCCATGGTGTCCTTTGTTAGGCTTGGAGAGAGCAGCTTGTCCAAGTCTAATATGTTGAACAAACTGCTAAGTAATCCTGACACATTTGTCCATGGTGATATGGACTGTGGTGATGTACCTCGGAAGATTTCAGATGGTCTAGTTGAAATCAGCTGGTACCTCCCATGTGGGAAAAGAAACATAGACAGGTTCACCAAGCCTGTGGCTTTTGCCAATCtgagaggagacatcaggtcctTTAAAACACAGTTTTCCTTTCTGTGTCAAACATCAGCAGCAATTTACGTGTTTAGTGATGAATTAGAGGCTGATTCTGAGGTTTTGAAAGACATAAACACTGAGTTATTTCTGGTTGTTAACTCTCAGAGAAAAACGTTCACAGGAGACAAAGTAACACATGTAATAGAAAAGAAGGGGAGGAACGAAGCAGCATTTATAAAAACCCTGCAGTCATCTGTGGGTGTTGTAATTGAAAATTGCCAAAACAAATTGCCAATTGAAAAAATGGATGTTATTGCTCATCAGAGTGGGATTCTGGTTGATGAAGACAGTGATGAGTGTCAGAGTGCCAGGAAGATGGCAGATAAAATCACCAGCAACATCACAGACACAATTAAATTCAAAGACAAACAACTACCCTTACAAGGGCAAGTCTGGAAAGAGATTTCCCagttggagaaagagagatgtagactGAGAAAACAAGGGGATCAAGACATTGAACACTACAAGAGTTCTCTGAAGAAAAGGGAAATAAAACTCAGAGAAAAGCAACAAAGCTTTGAGATGACAGAGGCAATGACAAATTTTCTAATTGGCATGTCAAGTTCAGAAGTGGAGCGTTCCTATTTCATCAAATGGATGCGGATATATTTGGACAATATGTCACGGAAGAATCTGTCTGGTTTACGAGAAAAGTATAAAATGCTCCAGAAAAAAGAATCTGCAGataaaaaagacattacagattTGGATAGGCAAATATCTGACGGTTCCCTGGGACTTGAACACTTCCTGCGTGAGTTGGGCCAGTTATATGAAGCTGCCTGCTCCCTCCCTGAAGACAGTCCTCAAAGGGAACAGATGGAGCATCTCCCTGGATTGTGTGCTCAGATGCTGTTGGATGGTTTCCCCATTGAGCTTGTGGATGGAGATGCATCAAATATCCCTCTGAAATGGATATCAGCTGTTCTGACTCGGCTGCATAATCTTGTGGACTCTAACAGCAAGATTCGTGTTGTGACAGTTTTAGGGGTTCAAAGCACTGGGAAGTCCACTCTCCTCAACACCATGTTTGGGGTCCAGTTTGCTGTCAGCAGTGGAAGATGCACCAGAGGGGCCTTCATGCTACTGATTAAAGTCAACAAAGACCTCAAGCAGGAATTGAAATGTGACTTCATCATGGTGATTGACACAGAGGGGTTGAAATCACCAGAGTTGGCCCAACTAGATCATAGCTATGAACATGACAATGAACTGGCAACACTGGTGATAGGACTCAGTGATGTCACTATCATCAACATGTCCATGGAGAACTCCACAGAGATGAAAGACATTCTACAGATTGTTGTTCATGCTTTTATCAGGATGAAGGAAGTGGGGAAGAAGCCGATATGTCATTTTGTGCACCAGAATGTGTCAGACATGTCTGCTCATGACAACAACATGAGAGACCGAAAGAAGTTGTTGGAACAGTTGAATGAAATGACCCAGGCAGCAGCCAGAATGGAGAAGAAGGAGAATATCACCAAGTTCACTGATGTGATGGATTATGATCCAGACACAAGCAGCTGCTACATCCCAGGACTCTGGCATGGGACTCCCCCTATGGCTCCAGTCAATGCTGGCTACAGTGAGGCTGTGTATGATTTCAAAAAGAGCTTGATGAAGGATTTTAGAATATGCCCAAAAAATGATGATTTGACACATTTCATGAAGTGGACACAAAGCTTGTGGGAGTCTGTTAAATTTGAGAACTTCATTTTCAGTTTCAAAAACAGCTTGGTTGCAGATGCATACGCCAGATTGTGCTCTGAGTACAATGGTTGGGAATGGGCCTTCCAGAAAAATATGTACAACTGGATGATTGGTGCTGAAACCAACATTTCAAATTTTGGCATGACAGTTCTTAATCACCAGATCACCATAAGAGATGTGCTAAAAGACTTGATGAGAGAAGCATCCAAGAAGCTTGCAGAGGGAGAAAAGGAAATCCAAGACAATCTAGTAAAATACTTTGAAAAGCAAGATGGCCATGTCAATCTGGTGGAAAAATACAGGGAAGGCTTTGTGTCCAGTGCCAAAACACTGAGacgagagacagaaaacacaatCAGTAACACTCTACATGGAGCTGTTGAAATCAAAGAGGGAATGGCCCAACTGGATGACATCAAGAGTTCACAGGCAAATACAATGGAGAAGATGGTGCTGTCGTTGCTACAAACCTGTAGAGAAAACAAATCTGATTTATCAGAACAGGTCCTCATAAAAGAGTTTGAAAGAATGTGGAAGAAAACTCTGTCTGATATCAAATTCAGAGGACTCACAAGAAGAAAGGTTGCTCAGGATGCTTTCAGCATTTTACAAGACCATTTATCTACGAGGTCGGGTCATATCCAAAGTTTGTTGGTTGGAAACAGTTTGGTTGACTGTGGGAAGAACCCATTTGTTGTAGAGTCAGGGGATTGGTGGCAGAAGACTAAGGACATCATGAGGTTCTGGGAAAGAGATTACAGGAAGAAAGCACAAGACTTCTGTAATGACATCATAACACAGTGTCAGGAGTTTATAACCCAGAAGGTGAAAAACAAAACAGATTACCATGATACTTACATCAAAGAGCTGCTTGAAATAATTGATCAAACATtgcaacaaaacaagaaacgtaaaGTTTCTGAGGAATGTGAGATTAAACTGAAGCTGCACATCTGTGGCAGAGCAGCGAGAACATTTCAAAAGAAGCATGATGATTTAATTGCAGTCAACGACCCCCGGAAATGTCTGGAACAGTCTAAGAACAAGTACCTTACTGACTTCATAGACTTGTTTCATAACCGAGATCAGGGCCTTAAGAAAGCTGAAGAGTTCACAAAGCTCTTACAGCCAGCTGTACAGGACTATGTGACCAAAATGATTGGTTCTGATGTGGTTGATGAAGTGAAGATGGGTAAAGGGTCAGAGGATTACAGCACAAACGGGGCTTTCCAGTTCTCCATTTTGAAACAACTCCTGACTGATGGAGAATATAAGAAATATAGAGAATACATTAACCATTATGAAAGGTTTGTGAAGAACTGGCTGTTTGACCAGATTGTCCAACAACTCTCAAAGAACCGCAGTCTGGAGAAATTGGAGAAGAAACATCTTTCAGAGATAGTCAAAATAATTACTGATACAATTTCTAACATCAGAAAATCACACAGCACTATAAAAGATATCAATACTTTCATTCAGAACATCTGCAGTGCCCTTGGAAAGAAGCTTGTCTTCCCCAAGGATGGTCTGGATTTGATCATGACTCTGAACTACTCTGAAAATACAGAACAGTTTGCTGACTACCTAACAGATTATGTGAGAGAAATGGAGGTGTCACTGGTAGCTGAGTACAACAAGGGAGGAGACATCAAAGAGAGACTCAGATCTCTGCCATTCAAGCCTCAGGACAAGATGTTCACCAGTCTGTTTGGCTGTGGGGAAGTATGTCCCTTCTGCAGTGCATCCTGTGAAGCAGGAG AAGGCACATTTCACCCCTACAAGGACTACAGGAAATATTACCCTGACTGGATCATAACTGGAGATTCCAGTATGGAGGCTTCAGACTACTGGAAATATGTGATGGCCACATTCAATGAGACAATTGCTAAAGACACACATGCACTTCCTGCTGATATCCCAGAGGACTGGAAGGCATTAACAAGTGATGATGCAATGAAGAGCTTGAAGGGCTCATTCAACATGAAAGATTAG
- the LOC110511263 gene encoding asialoglycoprotein receptor 2, translating to MSAFRIWQNYSDVCQTIRHLTKTWHTISQAHSISVPTPHQLLLAGTSHQDWTKPNIITRSPTTVQGQNHTSLPRLHTSSHVITLSDLEPATQYSVTVCTVLENGKQSQLVSTTFTTKHVQWWKRPYRVAAVFVLLAVIIGLWDSYATSERDQLQNSLTTRTTERDQLQTSYNTPTKERDQLQISYNTLTKERDQLQNRLNTRTTERDQLQTSYNTLTKERDQLQTSYNTLTIERDQLQSSLNTRTTEIDKLKKSLNTTTMERDQLQKEIERLNWENKGSCPEGWRRFGCSCYYLSTERKSWEESRQDCLERGADLVIINSEEEQTFINGFKSVSYVWIGLTDSVTEGTWKWVDGTPLTTPRYWWSGEPGGGTYQNCGEIYYISSGQGVWRDLGCSFSQEWICEK from the exons atgtcggccttccgcatctgGCAGAACTACAGCGATGTTTGCCAGACCATTAGACATCTCACGAAAACGTGGCACACTATCTCACAGGCACACTCTATCAGTGTGCCT ACACCACATCAGCTGCTGTTAGCTGGAACCAGCCACCAGGATTGGACCAAACCCAACATCATTACCAGATCTCCTACCACTGTCCAGGGACAGAACCACACATCACTACCACGTCTTCACACGTCATCACACGTCATCACTCTCTCTGACCTGGAACCTGCTACTCAGTACTCTGTCACTGTTTGCACTGTGCTGGAAAATGGAAAGCAAAGTCAACTGGTGTCCACAACCTTCACCACAA AACATGTTCAGTGGTGGAAGAGACCCTACAGAGTTGCTGCAGTGTTTGTTCTACTGGCTGTCATCATTGGCCTGTGGGATTCCT ATGCAACTTCAGAGCgagaccagctacagaatagtctaactaccaggaccacagagagagaccagctacagaccagttacaacaccccgactaaagagagagaccagctacagatcagttacaacaccctgactaaagagagagaccagctacagaatcGTCTAAATACCAGGACCACAGaaagagaccagctacagaccagttacaacaccctgactaaagagagagaccagctacagaccagttacaacaccctgactatagagagagaccagctacagagtAGTCTAAATACCAGAACCACTGAAATAGACAAGTTGAAGAAGAGTCTGAACACTACAACTATGGAGCGTGACCAGCTACAGAAGGAGATAGAAAGACTGAACTGGGAGAACAAAG GGTCCTGTCCTGAAGGATGGAGAAGGTTTGGCTGCAGCTGTTACTACCTCTCTACTGAGAGGAAATCCTGGGAGGAGAGTAGACAGgactgtctggagagaggagcagatcTGGTGATCATTAACAGTGAAGAGGaacag ACATTCATCAATGGGTTTAAATCAGTCAGTTATgtctggattggtctgactgactctgttactgaggggacctggaaatgggtggacggcaccccactgaccaccccaag GTATTGGTGGAGTGGAGAGCCTGGTGGTGGTACGTACCAGAACTGTGGGGAAATCTATTACATATCGTCAGGCCAAGGAGTATGGAGGGATTTGGGATGTTCGTTTTCACAAGAATGGATCTGTGAGAAATAG